A genomic segment from Nostoc sp. ATCC 53789 encodes:
- a CDS encoding DEAD/DEAH box helicase family protein has protein sequence MISEYFQTLTTFPPRNFQREAIAKLLQRQDILLRAPTGSGKTETAIAPFLFAKALNIDFPNKLIYVVPLRTLANSLRQRAEILIANWEKVYPSSHFLAVTLQTGENPEDPRFEGDIVFCTIDQMLSSFLNIPYSVGRGSANVNSGAIFASYLVFDELHLLDPDRSFATVLKVLQQVKGISPFLLMTATLTNELATQIQTLVNNGNYSS, from the coding sequence ATGATTAGTGAATATTTCCAAACTCTAACCACCTTCCCCCCACGCAACTTTCAACGAGAAGCGATCGCTAAACTCTTACAGCGTCAAGACATCCTCCTCCGGGCACCAACAGGGTCAGGAAAAACAGAAACAGCGATCGCACCCTTCCTCTTCGCCAAAGCCCTGAATATAGACTTTCCCAATAAACTCATCTACGTTGTACCTCTGCGAACCCTAGCCAACAGCCTCCGCCAACGGGCTGAAATATTAATTGCGAACTGGGAGAAGGTTTATCCATCATCCCATTTTCTAGCTGTCACCCTACAAACAGGAGAGAACCCAGAAGACCCGCGCTTTGAAGGTGATATAGTTTTCTGCACAATTGACCAAATGTTGAGCAGCTTCCTGAATATCCCTTACTCAGTCGGTCGTGGTTCTGCCAATGTGAACTCAGGAGCAATTTTTGCTTCATATCTAGTATTTGATGAATTACATCTGCTTGACCCAGACCGCTCTTTCGCTACTGTTTTGAAAGTTTTGCAACAAGTTAAAGGCATTTCCCCATTTTTGCTGATGACCGCCACTTTAACTAATGAACTTGCAACCCAAATACAGACGTTGGTAAACAATGGAAATTATTCAAGTTGA
- the cas3 gene encoding CRISPR-associated helicase Cas3', translating into MEIIQVEDADLQAIEGDRCRTFQAVSHPLNASVILDDIRAYQRKRVIIICNTVSQAQGLFRDLEELNYEGILHVTLLHSRFLPEHRAQKETDLKSIFAQSWQDDGNCYVLISTQVIEAGINITCQVMHTQLCPMNSLLQRAGRCARFGGEQGEVYIYPTVEVNAASCKIAIADLELEEESAPKKQSFLPYPQETCELTWSVLQEHTQSVQANENVGFRTEEQWINQVHTREDLLQQQRRLNNRMNFEQRFEDAFFRGDQSAGRELIRSIDSRSVFIWEEDGLIDIEEEVVDPQKLLSFSLPVSMLCKVWREFQNMEFGADWIFKQIENPKGKAETYSQPVCTPIKSREALIGSIRILVNPRYVHYDEHIGLLIGIDVFGNHFVSPDKSKRVIASEYRYNMDNYVGHLVLMWKCWREVFTVNRLKNGVSQETTFTSVRDELLAAGGRFIRGKIFPQTQEKEAEALFEMLVFLAIFTHDLGKLQVKWQEVMQGWQAIAHSSFSGRNPGKHLLAHTDYSPEDRHQRDALKDYEKKHKRPNHAVESAYLAQDILKQSLVPLLQDNFLADIEQIKYICHTVIMAAGRHHSAWAGGWDQAATAKIKSIELHPGAKQAIADSWRSIHRFLPQPLSLAKANLGKDVYPIKKDFDLNRFTPDQTEYLQLYLLIVRALRLCDQRSVQLHNI; encoded by the coding sequence ATGGAAATTATTCAAGTTGAAGATGCAGATTTACAAGCGATAGAAGGCGATCGCTGTCGTACCTTTCAAGCTGTGTCCCATCCTCTTAACGCTTCGGTAATCCTAGACGATATTCGAGCTTATCAGCGTAAACGAGTGATAATCATCTGTAACACAGTTTCTCAAGCTCAGGGATTATTCCGCGATTTAGAGGAACTGAACTACGAGGGAATATTACACGTTACATTGTTACATTCTAGATTCCTCCCAGAACACCGCGCCCAAAAAGAAACTGACCTCAAAAGCATATTTGCCCAAAGCTGGCAAGATGATGGTAATTGCTACGTTTTGATTTCTACCCAAGTAATAGAAGCAGGAATCAACATCACCTGCCAAGTCATGCACACTCAACTTTGTCCAATGAACTCGCTTTTACAACGGGCTGGACGTTGCGCTCGGTTTGGTGGTGAGCAAGGAGAAGTCTATATTTATCCTACAGTTGAAGTTAACGCAGCTTCTTGTAAAATAGCGATCGCAGATTTAGAACTAGAAGAAGAATCAGCACCTAAAAAGCAAAGCTTTCTGCCATATCCTCAAGAAACCTGTGAACTCACATGGTCTGTGTTGCAGGAACATACCCAATCTGTACAAGCGAATGAGAATGTTGGATTTCGTACTGAAGAACAATGGATAAATCAAGTTCACACTAGAGAAGACTTACTACAGCAACAGCGACGACTTAACAACCGGATGAATTTTGAACAACGCTTTGAAGATGCGTTTTTTAGAGGGGATCAATCTGCCGGGAGAGAATTGATTCGGTCAATCGATAGCCGCAGTGTATTTATCTGGGAAGAAGATGGCTTAATTGATATTGAAGAGGAAGTAGTTGATCCCCAAAAACTGCTAAGTTTTTCGCTGCCTGTTTCCATGCTATGCAAAGTGTGGCGGGAGTTTCAAAATATGGAATTTGGAGCAGACTGGATTTTTAAGCAGATTGAAAATCCAAAAGGGAAAGCAGAAACGTATAGTCAACCTGTTTGCACTCCAATTAAATCTCGTGAGGCACTGATTGGCAGTATACGGATTTTAGTCAATCCTCGCTATGTTCATTATGACGAACATATTGGCTTGTTAATTGGTATTGATGTTTTCGGGAACCACTTTGTTTCTCCTGATAAATCAAAACGTGTAATCGCCAGTGAGTATCGCTATAACATGGACAATTATGTAGGGCATCTAGTGTTGATGTGGAAATGCTGGCGGGAAGTATTTACAGTAAACCGATTAAAAAATGGAGTGTCCCAAGAAACTACTTTTACTAGTGTTCGTGATGAACTGTTAGCGGCTGGTGGACGATTTATCAGAGGTAAAATTTTTCCGCAGACGCAGGAGAAAGAAGCAGAAGCTTTATTTGAAATGTTGGTATTTCTAGCTATTTTCACCCATGACCTGGGGAAACTGCAAGTGAAATGGCAAGAAGTGATGCAGGGATGGCAAGCGATCGCTCATTCTTCATTCTCTGGCAGAAACCCTGGAAAACATCTATTAGCGCACACTGACTACAGCCCAGAAGACAGACATCAACGAGATGCGCTCAAAGACTATGAAAAGAAACACAAGCGTCCAAACCATGCTGTTGAAAGTGCTTACTTAGCCCAAGATATTCTTAAGCAATCGTTAGTACCCCTACTGCAAGATAATTTCTTGGCAGACATAGAGCAAATTAAATACATCTGTCATACAGTAATCATGGCTGCGGGTCGTCACCATTCTGCTTGGGCAGGGGGATGGGATCAAGCAGCAACAGCTAAGATTAAAAGTATAGAGTTACACCCAGGGGCAAAGCAAGCGATCGCTGATAGTTGGCGGAGTATTCATAGGTTTCTGCCACAGCCATTATCCTTAGCAAAAGCAAACTTGGGTAAAGATGTGTACCCGATTAAAAAAGACTTTGATTTAAATAGGTTTACCCCCGACCAAACTGAATATTTGCAACTTTACTTGCTAATAGTCAGAGCTTTGCGCCTTTGCGATCAGCGTTCAGTACAGCTTCACAATATCTAG
- a CDS encoding DevR family CRISPR-associated autoregulator, which translates to MTNTHFPVHSISVSGTLSWQLHALNNEGNEGNQSLTRRYYIIQKDMTEPEYVNGVSGDMLKHIQAEHLHRIAIQEGLTLSEGGKQFHPDRIGYDLEKGLPVFTQSNTDLTAKTNQVLQLCTISDLEGFMVTVKGGQTLKRESVIEFGAAVGLPTLVKTQSYFHAKYGTDNPTPYNVQVNSGLYATVLNIEAFRIGYNPHNFSYSIDPIERKKRLDVLLKSVLYTYLQPNGAKRNTHLPHPDHFEGVITVSTRRCPAPMLSPLSASYSRQIHSLADTLNNLNGAGTIHCFDFETIAQFAEQIQTLIERSQPWESNNAEAIE; encoded by the coding sequence ATGACTAATACACATTTTCCCGTTCATTCAATTTCAGTTAGTGGTACATTGTCCTGGCAACTTCATGCTCTGAATAATGAAGGCAACGAGGGCAATCAATCGCTAACGCGACGCTACTACATTATTCAGAAAGACATGACTGAACCTGAATATGTTAATGGAGTTTCCGGGGATATGCTCAAACATATCCAAGCAGAACATCTGCACCGGATTGCGATTCAGGAAGGGCTAACACTTTCAGAAGGGGGCAAGCAATTTCATCCTGACCGTATTGGTTATGACTTAGAAAAAGGACTTCCGGTTTTTACGCAGTCAAACACAGATTTAACTGCCAAAACGAACCAAGTACTCCAGCTTTGCACAATCAGCGACTTAGAGGGATTTATGGTGACAGTTAAGGGTGGACAAACTCTAAAACGGGAATCTGTAATTGAGTTTGGAGCAGCTGTAGGTTTACCAACCTTAGTCAAAACCCAGAGCTACTTCCATGCGAAATATGGGACAGATAACCCAACTCCTTACAATGTACAGGTAAATTCCGGTTTATATGCAACTGTCCTCAATATTGAAGCTTTTCGTATTGGCTACAATCCCCACAATTTTAGCTACAGCATTGATCCTATTGAGCGCAAAAAGCGGCTAGATGTCTTACTAAAAAGTGTGCTGTATACATACCTGCAACCCAATGGTGCAAAGCGCAATACCCATTTACCCCATCCTGACCATTTTGAAGGTGTAATTACTGTTAGCACTCGCCGTTGTCCCGCACCAATGCTCAGTCCCTTATCCGCAAGTTACAGCCGCCAAATTCATAGCTTGGCTGACACCCTAAATAATCTCAACGGTGCAGGTACAATTCACTGCTTTGATTTTGAGACAATTGCCCAGTTCGCCGAACAAATTCAAACCCTAATTGAGCGATCGCAACCTTGGGAGAGTAACAATGCCGAAGCCATCGAATAA
- the cas6 gene encoding CRISPR system precrRNA processing endoribonuclease RAMP protein Cas6 has protein sequence MICTKDTEVTFAGLSIVLKQVETSISPTPLNSWLSETQLLPVWIPLRINGGVTKIMPVLPSSVLYSNLMQSICQQIAQNTLVEWWQKPYELTGVEVDSDALHVIQVSVTSAASLPALGRAIHAQCFQWFANADTALAEHLHQQNTLPLTAAMQYVSPQKMQLRITLLKKELLAPLLWGLSTNLGESIMLAGIPCQLGKWIDIVQVSSFEKLLQVTTQSVIELRFLSPTSFKQNRGVQSFPLPELVFNSLLRRWNIFAPPEQQFPEVEWNGLVSAYDLKTHALKMEGGAEIGAQGWVKYRFLDSQQARIATILAHFATFAGVGRKTAMGMGQVRLVESRLRG, from the coding sequence ATGATATGTACCAAAGATACTGAAGTCACATTCGCTGGACTTAGCATAGTTCTTAAACAAGTAGAAACTTCAATCAGCCCCACTCCACTGAACTCTTGGCTATCAGAAACCCAGCTTTTACCAGTTTGGATTCCTTTACGGATTAACGGAGGTGTTACCAAAATTATGCCTGTATTGCCAAGCTCAGTTCTGTATTCAAATCTGATGCAATCTATTTGTCAGCAGATTGCTCAGAATACCTTGGTGGAGTGGTGGCAAAAACCTTATGAACTAACAGGGGTTGAAGTAGATTCTGATGCTTTGCATGTGATTCAAGTTTCTGTTACATCTGCCGCATCCCTGCCAGCACTGGGACGAGCCATCCATGCTCAATGTTTTCAGTGGTTTGCTAATGCCGATACTGCCTTAGCTGAACACTTGCATCAACAAAATACCTTACCGTTAACTGCGGCAATGCAGTATGTTTCTCCACAAAAAATGCAGTTGAGAATTACCTTGTTGAAAAAAGAACTGCTAGCACCTTTACTTTGGGGATTAAGTACCAACCTGGGAGAGTCAATCATGCTGGCAGGCATACCTTGCCAATTGGGGAAGTGGATAGATATCGTGCAAGTTAGTAGTTTTGAAAAACTACTACAGGTAACAACCCAAAGTGTGATAGAGTTGCGCTTTCTTTCACCTACTAGCTTCAAGCAAAATCGAGGAGTACAGTCTTTCCCCCTACCAGAATTGGTTTTCAACAGTTTATTGCGCCGTTGGAACATATTTGCTCCACCAGAACAGCAATTTCCCGAGGTGGAGTGGAATGGTTTAGTTTCTGCTTATGATCTCAAAACCCATGCCTTAAAAATGGAAGGTGGAGCAGAAATTGGTGCCCAAGGATGGGTAAAGTATCGATTTTTAGATTCCCAGCAAGCAAGAATAGCCACAATCTTAGCTCATTTTGCAACATTCGCGGGAGTTGGGCGCAAAACAGCGATGGGAATGGGGCAAGTGAGATTGGTTGAATCCCGCTTACGAGGCTGA
- the cas4 gene encoding CRISPR-associated protein Cas4 produces MNEDYLPLAYLNAWEYCPRRFYLEYVLGEMSDNEHIILGRHIHRNINEEGTLQEGEMLIHQQQWVWSDRLKVAGIIDAVEECDGQLVPVEYKKGKMAQHLNDHFQLCAAALCLEERTGRCLAYGEIFYHTNRRRQTVAFTPQLRQMTEQAIVLAQLASQTTMPVPIDNTKKCLSCSLKEICLPFEVKQLRVSMTSETED; encoded by the coding sequence ATGAATGAAGATTACTTACCTTTGGCATACCTAAATGCCTGGGAATATTGTCCACGCAGATTTTACCTTGAATATGTCTTGGGCGAAATGTCAGATAACGAGCATATTATCTTGGGTCGCCACATACACCGCAATATCAATGAAGAAGGAACACTTCAAGAAGGAGAGATGCTGATTCATCAGCAGCAGTGGGTCTGGAGCGATCGCTTGAAGGTCGCAGGTATCATTGATGCAGTTGAAGAATGCGATGGTCAGCTTGTCCCTGTGGAATATAAAAAAGGGAAGATGGCACAACATCTTAATGACCATTTTCAACTTTGTGCAGCAGCTTTGTGTCTAGAAGAACGTACCGGACGCTGCCTTGCTTATGGTGAGATTTTTTATCATACTAACCGCAGAAGACAGACAGTAGCATTTACACCTCAATTACGACAAATGACTGAGCAAGCAATTGTTCTTGCTCAACTTGCATCTCAAACAACTATGCCTGTACCAATTGATAACACTAAAAAGTGTCTTTCATGCAGTTTAAAAGAGATTTGTCTACCTTTTGAAGTTAAACAGTTACGGGTGTCAATGACTTCTGAAACCGAGGATTAA
- the cas1d gene encoding type I-D CRISPR-associated endonuclease Cas1d yields MSVLYVTQADAVLSKNYEAFNVALKQSDGSWKKQTVAAQTVEQVVLMGNPQVTGDALVYALELGMPVHYLSSFGKYLGSALPGYSRNGQLRLAQYKLYSDPVGRLELVKAIVTAKIHNQYQVLYRHNERDNPLKERKSLVKSQKTIDQVRGIEGLAAREYFACWPRMVGKQWTFTGRNRRPPTDPVNSLLSFAYGLLRVQVTAAVHVAGLDPYIGYLHEVHHGQPAMVLDLMEEFRSLIADNVVLAVLHKHEIQPDDFNESLGAYRLKDSARKTFLQAFERKMNDEFKHPVFEYRCTYRRAIELQARLLGRHLQEGIPYKAFALR; encoded by the coding sequence ATGTCAGTACTTTACGTAACTCAGGCTGATGCCGTTTTGAGCAAGAATTACGAAGCTTTTAATGTTGCTCTTAAACAATCAGATGGTTCTTGGAAAAAACAGACTGTTGCAGCCCAAACTGTTGAACAAGTTGTCTTGATGGGCAATCCTCAAGTCACAGGTGATGCTCTAGTTTATGCTTTGGAATTAGGTATGCCTGTTCACTATCTTTCTAGCTTTGGTAAATATCTGGGTTCTGCACTTCCTGGTTATTCGCGCAATGGTCAATTGCGATTAGCACAATATAAACTATATAGTGATCCCGTCGGACGTTTAGAATTAGTTAAAGCAATTGTGACAGCCAAAATTCATAATCAATATCAGGTTTTGTATCGTCATAATGAGCGAGATAATCCTCTTAAAGAGCGTAAAAGTCTTGTTAAAAGCCAAAAAACCATAGATCAGGTTAGAGGGATTGAAGGTTTAGCTGCACGAGAGTATTTTGCTTGCTGGCCACGGATGGTTGGAAAACAATGGACATTTACTGGTCGAAATCGTCGTCCGCCTACTGACCCAGTAAACTCGTTGCTCAGTTTTGCCTATGGTTTGTTGCGAGTTCAAGTAACGGCTGCGGTTCATGTTGCTGGGTTAGATCCTTATATTGGTTATTTACACGAAGTCCATCATGGTCAGCCTGCAATGGTGCTGGATCTCATGGAAGAGTTTCGTTCATTGATCGCTGACAATGTAGTGTTAGCTGTATTGCATAAACATGAAATTCAACCTGATGATTTTAACGAAAGTTTAGGTGCATATCGCCTGAAGGATAGTGCCAGGAAAACTTTTTTGCAGGCATTCGAGCGCAAAATGAATGATGAATTTAAACATCCTGTTTTTGAGTACAGATGCACTTATAGACGAGCGATTGAACTACAAGCTCGGCTATTGGGTCGCCATTTACAAGAAGGGATTCCATATAAAGCTTTCGCTTTACGTTAA
- the cas2 gene encoding CRISPR-associated endonuclease Cas2: protein MTTLFYLIIYDLPDNKAANKRRTRLHKMLSGYGKWTQYSVFECFLTAIQFATLQTKIEKLVKPEEDSVRLYILDAGAIKRTITYGSEIPRQEQTIVL, encoded by the coding sequence ATGACTACTCTGTTCTATTTGATTATTTACGACCTGCCTGATAACAAAGCTGCAAATAAACGTCGCACTCGCTTACATAAAATGTTGTCTGGTTACGGGAAATGGACACAATATAGCGTTTTTGAGTGTTTTTTAACAGCGATACAATTTGCAACACTCCAGACCAAGATAGAAAAACTGGTTAAGCCTGAAGAGGATTCGGTACGATTGTATATACTTGATGCGGGTGCAATCAAACGAACAATTACATACGGATCTGAAATCCCTCGACAAGAGCAAACAATAGTTTTATGA
- the cas6 gene encoding CRISPR-associated endoribonuclease Cas6 — protein MPRAASSTSGKPKPKQKSVASVVTWADETELVGLVFELESTASALLYSQYTIGLHAWFLEQVRQFDPDLSAYLHDGESEKPFNISALSGQLIASGKQLRLEGNQIYYWYVNVLSQRVAKFLKHWLTQLPERLDLKGASLQIKQVSIAYAPTTYKQLLESSTDRPSSISLSFISPTSFRRKGNHFPLPVPENLFHSYLRRWNDFSSMPAEQESFLKWIDEGVIIHQHRLKSEKVAAGKRGSVTGFTGAISLGLTKAASANFEFSELFYALVRLAPYCGTGHKTTFGLGQTRLDWVEQETSKSIQLITNLLGERIEELIKLFTAQRKRTGGERTDKIAVTWATILARREMGESLKAIAEDLEMPISTVKTYVKLARKSLKQESNS, from the coding sequence ATGCCAAGAGCAGCATCATCTACTAGTGGTAAACCAAAGCCAAAGCAAAAATCTGTTGCTTCTGTTGTCACATGGGCAGATGAGACAGAATTAGTGGGATTAGTGTTTGAACTGGAGTCAACTGCTTCTGCTTTGCTTTATTCGCAGTACACAATAGGACTGCACGCGTGGTTTTTGGAGCAAGTACGGCAATTTGATCCAGACCTTTCAGCTTATCTTCATGATGGAGAGTCAGAAAAACCCTTCAATATTTCAGCGCTGTCAGGTCAACTAATTGCCAGTGGCAAACAACTACGATTAGAAGGGAATCAAATATACTACTGGTACGTGAACGTTTTATCTCAACGGGTAGCAAAGTTTCTCAAACACTGGTTAACTCAACTACCAGAACGCTTAGATTTAAAAGGTGCATCTCTACAGATAAAACAGGTGAGCATAGCCTATGCACCAACTACCTACAAACAACTACTGGAATCATCTACAGATAGACCATCCTCCATCAGTCTCAGTTTTATTTCACCTACAAGCTTTCGTCGAAAAGGAAATCATTTCCCTTTACCAGTGCCAGAAAACCTTTTTCATAGTTACTTGCGGCGGTGGAATGATTTTTCATCGATGCCAGCAGAACAAGAATCATTTCTCAAATGGATAGATGAAGGGGTGATTATTCATCAACACCGCTTGAAATCAGAGAAAGTGGCAGCAGGGAAGCGTGGGTCAGTCACAGGTTTCACAGGTGCAATCTCATTAGGTTTAACGAAAGCAGCTTCAGCAAACTTTGAATTTAGTGAGTTGTTTTATGCTTTAGTACGGTTGGCTCCTTACTGTGGCACAGGGCATAAAACCACTTTTGGGCTAGGACAAACTCGTTTGGATTGGGTAGAGCAGGAAACGAGTAAATCAATTCAGTTGATAACAAATCTGCTGGGAGAGCGAATTGAGGAACTGATCAAATTATTTACTGCACAACGCAAACGTACAGGAGGGGAGCGAACTGATAAAATTGCAGTTACCTGGGCAACGATTTTGGCGCGGCGGGAGATGGGGGAATCATTGAAGGCAATCGCCGAAGATTTAGAGATGCCGATCTCGACCGTGAAAACTTACGTGAAATTAGCCAGGAAATCGCTCAAACAAGAAAGTAATAGCTGA
- a CDS encoding helix-turn-helix domain-containing protein, whose product MVTTPVYYLQFLDNPNIEISQDELRSLLGEIEVQLHRSRVYRRALAIVQKLIGEQTDQAQDLLKAVGREAIGLAFQRFAQQSQKVETVTDNKQATETVNSSPEIQQEHCALREEPSKNTAENSLWKKTLQLLNHQRISQAELAEQAELAAQQRMVCLRQIGQQLQKTRQSKGLSLDHIQLSTHIRTELIEALENGNWKELSDDIFVRGFIRRYGDALGLNGVALAASLPFLAAIPVTQPFSDQSKKGGGLEIRPTHLYIGYTALLAGAMGGLTLMSQQQANTNISIEQDNSSSAFQSLKQQSPTVKPGIKYTNTGVAVGSDIFPPEGLY is encoded by the coding sequence ATGGTTACTACTCCTGTATATTATTTGCAATTTCTGGACAATCCGAATATTGAAATTTCTCAAGATGAGTTGCGATCGCTTTTAGGAGAAATAGAAGTACAACTGCATCGTAGCAGAGTTTATCGACGTGCTTTAGCGATTGTGCAGAAGTTAATAGGTGAACAAACAGATCAAGCTCAAGATTTATTAAAAGCCGTAGGTAGAGAAGCAATCGGGTTAGCATTTCAACGATTTGCCCAACAATCTCAAAAAGTTGAAACAGTTACAGATAACAAGCAAGCCACAGAAACAGTGAATTCTTCACCAGAGATACAACAGGAGCATTGCGCTCTCCGAGAGGAACCCTCTAAAAATACAGCAGAAAATTCGCTGTGGAAAAAAACACTACAATTGCTGAATCATCAGAGAATTTCTCAAGCAGAACTTGCTGAACAAGCTGAACTTGCAGCTCAACAACGCATGGTGTGCCTACGTCAAATCGGGCAACAACTCCAAAAAACCCGTCAATCCAAAGGGCTTTCTTTGGATCACATCCAGCTTTCCACTCATATCCGAACGGAGCTGATAGAGGCATTAGAAAACGGCAACTGGAAAGAATTATCAGATGACATTTTTGTACGTGGATTTATACGACGTTATGGAGATGCTTTAGGACTTAATGGTGTTGCTTTAGCTGCCTCTTTGCCATTCCTAGCAGCTATACCAGTAACTCAGCCCTTTTCGGATCAATCTAAAAAAGGAGGGGGATTGGAAATTCGCCCGACGCATTTATATATAGGTTATACAGCTCTTCTTGCTGGTGCAATGGGAGGATTAACTTTGATGTCCCAGCAACAAGCAAATACCAATATATCAATTGAGCAAGATAACTCTTCTTCTGCTTTTCAATCGTTAAAACAACAATCCCCTACTGTTAAACCAGGGATTAAATATACTAACACTGGTGTGGCTGTTGGATCTGATATTTTCCCACCAGAAGGGTTATATTAA
- a CDS encoding serine/threonine protein kinase, which yields MDKLLPEQLVKSIYQELLPRLQIESVNPRNPIQVSYLPQPWQLLGKGNYAAVVFHPDYPECVVKIYAPGRLGFEEEVEVYRRLGSHPAFSECLYAKDNFLILKRLYGTTLYDCMHLGLPIPQQVIRDIDKALDYARSRGLHPHDVHGRNVMMHQGRGLVVDISDFLHPEACSKWNHLKKAYYWLYRPVLRPLGLRVPYSALNMLRKSYRLATSFKISCCQLVLRLTRFKYLKL from the coding sequence ATGGACAAATTGCTTCCAGAACAGCTGGTCAAAAGCATTTATCAGGAACTACTGCCTAGATTACAAATTGAAAGTGTTAATCCCCGTAATCCCATTCAGGTCAGCTATCTTCCACAACCTTGGCAGTTGCTTGGCAAAGGAAATTACGCCGCAGTAGTTTTTCACCCCGATTACCCTGAGTGTGTAGTTAAAATTTATGCCCCAGGACGACTAGGCTTTGAAGAGGAAGTAGAAGTCTACCGTCGTCTAGGTTCTCATCCGGCATTTTCTGAGTGTTTGTACGCCAAAGATAACTTTCTAATTTTGAAACGGCTTTATGGAACAACTTTGTACGATTGTATGCACTTAGGTTTACCAATTCCTCAGCAGGTAATACGGGATATCGATAAAGCTTTGGACTATGCTAGAAGTCGCGGACTCCACCCTCATGATGTCCACGGTCGTAATGTGATGATGCATCAGGGTAGAGGGTTAGTTGTAGACATTTCAGATTTTCTGCATCCAGAAGCCTGTTCAAAATGGAATCACTTAAAAAAAGCTTATTATTGGTTATATCGTCCTGTGTTGCGCCCACTTGGATTGCGTGTGCCATACTCGGCCTTAAATATGCTCCGTAAAAGTTACCGTCTGGCAACTTCTTTCAAAATTTCCTGTTGTCAACTAGTCCTTAGATTAACTCGTTTTAAATATTTAAAACTTTAG
- a CDS encoding cupin domain-containing protein, giving the protein MEVGRGEICTSSFPPAPGHLCPRACHHAKFLWQTTRHNGIDICPRIPRGVSMTVITPDRLVVEESPSHAAHEPNRTLWISEAGGLTLFGAFIEVLQPGSRSSIKHWHRAEDEMVYVLEGEITLIEGDTKTVLRPGDAATFQAGVAVGHFLENRSALATRCLVVGNRAAVDTITYPDLDRVCHRDRSLPDDIWTNSLGEPAPSPY; this is encoded by the coding sequence GTGGAGGTCGGCAGAGGAGAGATTTGTACAAGTTCTTTCCCCCCTGCCCCTGGGCACCTCTGCCCAAGAGCTTGCCACCACGCAAAATTCCTTTGGCAAACTACTAGACATAATGGAATAGATATATGCCCCAGAATTCCTAGAGGTGTCAGTATGACTGTTATCACTCCTGATCGTCTCGTCGTAGAGGAAAGCCCTTCTCACGCCGCGCATGAGCCAAATCGCACCCTCTGGATCAGCGAAGCAGGAGGGCTTACCCTGTTTGGCGCGTTCATCGAAGTTCTGCAACCTGGCTCTCGTTCATCTATCAAACATTGGCATCGTGCTGAGGATGAAATGGTCTATGTCCTCGAAGGCGAGATCACGCTCATTGAAGGAGACACAAAGACTGTATTACGTCCTGGCGACGCTGCAACTTTTCAAGCAGGAGTGGCAGTAGGTCACTTCCTTGAGAATCGCAGTGCCTTGGCAACGCGATGCCTAGTAGTCGGCAACCGAGCGGCAGTAGACACAATCACGTATCCTGACCTTGATCGGGTGTGTCACCGCGATCGCTCGCTGCCAGACGACATCTGGACTAACAGTCTGGGAGAACCTGCTCCGAGTCCCTACTAG